Part of the Cenarchaeum symbiont of Oopsacas minuta genome is shown below.
CAATATGCTTGCAGTTTTGGATATACTGTATCCATGTATTTGGATGCAACATATTCCATGCAGTCTATCTTTTTCACGTGTATCTTTCGTATGCCTGAAAAAGGTCGTCATTACTAACTTTTATGCTTGTTTTTTAATAATGTCGATCCATAAATCTTTTGATTTGTTGATGGAAATTGAACAAACTTATGCTATCGGGTATACATCTCCGTAATGATCACAATAATAACAAGATGGAACGTTTTAACGGTACATTCAGAGACCGTGAAATTAACTTGAGGTCTAAAGAAAACTGATACTGTTCTTATTGGTGGATTCAAGGTTTACTATAATTACACTAAAAAACATGGGTCTTAATGGTAAAACTCCTGCTGAAGCTTCAAACATTAAAGTTGATGGTCTTAACAAATGGAATACTCTAATTCAAAATGCTAGTTTGCATACTTGTGATTTTTTAACATTCAAATAATAATTAATAGACCTTATGCACAATCAAATTTTAAATTGAAAATGTTAAATTTTTAGGCATGAATTACACCATCAATTTTGAAAATTAATTCATTATGCATACGATCTAATGATTATTTCTATATATCGTAATAAATTCTAATTGATTTTCAGTACGTAAAATGCGATATGCGAGATTTATACCATTTCCAATTTTTGACACAAATTGAACATTAGGATCAATTTGACATTCCATATAATCGAATACTTTCGTTGGTTCCTTACTACAACATAATTTATCTATAGCTGACCAAGTTTTTTTTTGAACAAAAGTAGGTAAATCTGGAAATGCGAATCGTAATCTAGTAGAAATTTTACATTTCCAAATACGATTATCGGAGATCGTCAATACTACGCACATCCTCTAATGGATCATCTGTTTCCAATCCTGCTTTACGATCCATTTTAAATTGCGTGAATGCTTTAGTAGCTGCGTCATCCCATTCAAACTGTTTAACCATTTGTTTGGTATTACCATAATCCTTATTTAAAGTAGTAGATCATGAATCATGCAACTAACAAGTAAGGTCAGCTACTCTAATTTTATGCGTAAATATAGAACTTTTTTGATAATTATAGGCAAGGACGTGACTTCATACACTAACAACAAATCCATATTTTTATAATATACCGTATTAAAACCATACTTTTCAATTCATAGAATATTCACATCCACGCCTATGCACCGATAAGTTTACAGAATCTTCTTCAAGATCTGCACTGTATGCATCTTGTTGCAGAATTCGTGAATGTTTTATCACGTGGATGATAAATTCCATCGGTAGACCTGGCAGTGGTCTTACAAAGACTTTAAACGAGGTTGACCAAAGTTACGTTTGAAATTTAGTTGGCAAAGTTCAAAAAGAAAAAATCCGAGCTCACAAAAGAACCCGAAAAAATAGACATATCTTCTACAGAAACTCCCGAGATTGCAAAAATACCTGAATCTCCAAAAATACCTAAAGATGTTCCAGAATCTGTGGTGGATCCTACATCATATAGAAAAAAACTTGATCACCTATACTGGCTTCGAATAATTCTTGCGACAATATCTGGCGTCATTGCAACATTTGCATTTGAAAATATAGAAGGTGAAGAACGTAGATGGGCATCCATTGTATTTATGATTATAGTGTATATGGTTACAATTCTAATTGCAAAAGGTATGAAGATGCAGCTTCCTTCATCGGATAGGAAAAAGATCGTAACGCAAGCTATAGGTAGTTTTGTTTTCATCTATCTGTTTGTATGGATAGTAACCTATACATTGGTAAATATGACAACAGGCGGATTAGATCTAGGACTCTCACCATTGCCATAGGTGTATAAATTGATATGGAAATATAAAACTCCAGGCATTCCAGACTCGGAATTTTCTAAAAGGGATAAAGTACCCATAACAAAAGAAGAAGTTAGAGCAATTCAGATCAGCAAAGCTAGACTGTGTGAGGGTGACACAGTATACGATATCGGATGTGGTAGTGGCTCGATAACTGTAGAGGCTGCAATACAGGTGGGAAGATCAGGAAAAATATTTGCAATAGATATAGATGCAAATGCTACAAGCCTCTCAAAAGAGAATCTTGAAAAATTCGGTATTACAAACGTCACTGTAATACATGCAGATGGCAAAGATGCTGTACGTGACTTTCCACAAGCAAACGCTATATTTATCGGTGGTACTGGAGGAGATACTAGAGCCATCATCTCTGAATGTGTCAAAAAACTCTTACCTGGTGGAAGAATTGTGGTAGGTGTCATACTTGTAGAGACGCTTTTGGCCGTAATCAAAACTTTTGAAGAGATCGGATTTGAGGCTGACATTACGCAAATTACCGTATCAAAGAGCAGAAAGACCTCTACTGGAACCATGATGCTAGCGAGAAATCCAGTTACGATAATATCTGCAGAAAAACCTCTGATCGAATAGGCGTTTGGATTTATTATAGGTATGAGGTCAGCTACTCTGTATTTTTATGCGTAAATGCAAGAACTTTCTTGATAATTATAGGCAGGGACGTGACCTCATACCATGACACCTTAGATTTTAATTAGGAAATTTTGTAAATTCACATATGCCAAGGCTCACAGCCGTGGGCTGCGGTCCAGGCGATCCAGATCTGCTTACAGTAAAGGCAGTAAATGCAATACGCACAGCTGATGTAATCTTGTGCCCAAAATCCAAGGATGATAGACCGAGCATTGCATTATCGGTAGTTTCTAGTCTTGTAGATAGATCAAAGACACGCATTGTAGAGATGGTGTTTCCTATGACAAAAGATAAAGATGTGCTAGAACAGACATGGGAGCACAACGCCGAGGTTATGGCAAAAGAGACACTCTCATGTAAAAATGCCGTCTATATTACAGTAGGTGATCCATATCTCTACAGCACATGGATATACATGAATAGAATTCTTGAAGAAAAACACCCAGAGATATCTATTACAGTAGTGCCAGGCATCGTCTCGATGTTTACGTTTGCTTCAAAGATAGGTGTAAGCATAGGTGAAGGTGCAGAAAAGATATCTGTAATACCATCATGCTATGATCTAGGACAGGTAAAAAAACTTGCTAAAAATTCTGACACGATGGTGTTTTTAAAAGATGGTAGATACTTTGACAAAGTGATAGATCTATTACGTGAGGCCAAATTCCCTCCTACATCTATATTTGCAGTTGGACAGGATTTAGATACAGAGAATGAAGTTGTAAAAAAGCTCACACTTGGTGAAGTAAACGATGATACACTGACCACAAAATATTTTTCAATAATGGTGGTAAAACGTGCATAAGGTGTATTTTGTGGGCTGCGGTCCAGGCGATCCTGATCTGATCACAGTCAAGGCAAAAAAAATCATACAAAAGGCACAGACGGTGGTATACTCTGGATCATTGATACCTCCTAAAATTCTAAAAATGTGCAGAGGACAGATGCACGATGCATCAGGAATGATACGAGAGGAGATTAACGATATACTCTCAAAGAGTGCGCTTGCAGGAAAAACTACGGTCAGACTGCACGATGGAGACCCATCGATATACGGTGCAATTAGGGAGCAGATGGACTTGCTGAAAAAGAAAAAAATATCCTCAGAGATCGTGCCTGGCATAACCTCGTTTCTTGCAGCAGCTGCAGCACTAGGAACACAGCTTACGCTACCTGGAATAACACAGAGCATTATAGTTACGCGTGCAGAAAATAGAACAAAAGTCTCAGAGAAAGAGACTGTTGAAAAACTGGCAAAACATGGTGCCACGATGGTCTTTTATCTGAGCGTTCATCTGTTGGATGGTATCGTCAAACAGGCACTAAAAGGCGCATACAAAAAAGATACACCTGCAGCGATAGTATACAGAGCAAGCTGGGAAGATGAGAAAGTAATTCGAGGAACTTTGGACACCATTGTATCCAAAGTAAGAAAGGCAAAGATAACTCGTACTGCAATTATCGTTATAGGTGGAGTAGTAGATCCAAAAAAATATGAATTTTCAAAATTGTACGATAAGAACTTTAGTCATGGATACAGACGCGCAAGCATTACGCCAAAAAAGAAACGCGATGCTTGATTCCAAGCATTGCAAGCTTTGTTTGTAACGCTTTCGGATCAGATGATGTATACACTGAGAGTCTGTTGTAAGTAGATGGCACAATACGTTTTTTTACAATACTTGCCACATTATCAGCTGGATCAAAAAATTTAACATTGGGAAATTCTTTTTGAAGAATTGGTAATAAAAACGGCAAATGTGTACTTGAAAGTGTGGCCGAATCAATACAGTTTTTTTTAAACTTTGTCTGCAAAGTATTGCGTATGATATGTGAACATTTTTTTCCATTGGTCATAAAGTCACCTGACTCTACAAGATTTACCAAAGAAGAGCAATCAATTCTACTTATTCTTACGTCTTTGTTTACAACACCAGAATCATGTATGTATTTTAAAAGACGAGGACTGCGTGAAACAGAGTGTGTTGCAAGAATTGCCACACCGCCTGTCTTTGTGGCATTAGCTGCTGCTACAAGCGGGGGAAGAACACCGATGGTTCTTTTGCCTGGAAGTCTCTCAAGCAACAATGTGGGAGTATTAGAGCCTACCACCACTATATCTGGTTTAAACCTCTCTTCTAACATCATGATACGCTCGGTTATGATTTTACGCAGATGCAAAACAGAGAGTGTACCGTATGGAAAATTCTTCTGATCTGCAAAATATACCATATGAGAACTAGTGGTTCTTTTTATGGCTCGTATTATCGAGAGTGAACCTAGTCCAGAATCAAAGATGACTATTCTGCCCAACGCCCAATTGATCATAAAACAGGCAATTATTCCTATGCGTGAGCCCTCATTGTGGGTCATTTGTTAGTTAAATTTATGCACTAGTTGATCTAAATACACATGGCTGATTAAGAACAAAACTCAAAAAGGTAATCATGCCAAGTTTTGACAAGACATGGACCAGGCAAGAGACACAAAGTATGACTGGCAAAGTTCGTGAAGTGGTAAAGCCTCAGGGAGCACTAAAACCACGTATACAAAGTGCGGTAAACAAACTCCAAGTGCAGATCACTCGAATGGATGCTATGCTTGGAAAGCTAAACCAACGAGATAAACAGCTATTCCAGCGCATTGTTACCTCTATGCAACAGCATGACACCAATGCAAGCAAGGTACTCTCCAGCGAGCTAGCCGAAGTACGCAAAGTGACAAAAGTTTTGTCTGGTGCTAGAATGTCGATTGAACAAGTTCAATTAAGACTGACAACAATCCACGATTTGGGTGATGCAATGGTGGAGATTGGACCAACCATGAACACCATGAAGGGTCTGAAATCTTCTCTAGGTAAATTCATGCCAGAGGCTGACACCGAGCTAAAATCCATGACAGACACATTGGGTGGATTGATGAGCGATTCGCTCACATCAGGTGATGCCTTTAACATGGATGTAGACACCTCTAATGAGGAAACAGACAAGATACTTCAGGAAGCATCTGCTGTTGCAGAACAACAAGTGGGATCTAAATTCCCATCGGTTCCTACAACATCAGACATTTCTTCGGAACTCTCAAATACAGCATACTAAATTCACAATTTTTTTATTTTTTAAAAATAAAGTACATGTACATGTACAAACAAATGTAATAACATTTACCATCCTAATATAAAAAATAAGAGTATGATTTTACTTGGTTGCATAACTCGAGTTTTAATACTCAAATCATACCCTGATATTTTCGATATTAGGAAGCTTGTACAACAGACTAGTATGATTTAGTAAAAATATTTGCAAGAGTAGATCTCTAACAAATATTTTTCATTTTGCATGGAATCAAACCTATATCTATCGATAAAAAGAGATAACATTGAATGTGTACAAGCTTGTTACACAAACAATCAAACCAATCTTATCTCACAACCTATACGTACTGACAACGATCTAACCAAGATGTTGAATTCGACATTTAATTATTTTCTAAAATCTAGATCAAATGAGACAAGATTAGAAGAATTTGATGATTTTGTACGAGGTCAGCTATTCTGCATTTTTGTGCGTAAATACAGAACTTTCTTGATAAATATAGGCAGGGACGTGACCTCATACAATAATACATTATATTTTATATATCATATATAAAAAAAATGAGATAGAGATGATACGGACATACTATATTCTGATATTTACGATAATACTCTTCTCACCGTTTCCTTTTACATCTGTATGGCATAATGATGCATTTGCCCAAGAACCAAAAATTACCACAGGACCTCCATTGCCTAAATCGCTTCAAAATCAAACGTACGTAAAACCTCAATCCGCCTCACCAAATGCCATAAATGTCAACAGTACTATGAAATTGCCTGATCATATCAACATTGTAAACATAACCACGATAAATTCAGCTCAAGATAAACTCATGGATGCAAGGTTGGAGTATATCAAACTAAACCGTACATTTTATGAATTGAATGAGAGTCTTGCAGATGCAGCCATGACCGTATTGGATGGTGCACGTGTTCAAAAAGGTTTGAAAATATTAGATGGTTTGGCAGTTTCAACTAGTTCAAGTTTACAGTCAGCGATTACATTGATACAAAATGGTACAACAGAGTTGGAACTTGCTCAAAATGATTTAAAATCAAATAAAGATCAATTCAAAATATCACCACATGTATTAGCTATACTTGATCAAACTAGTGATGAAATTTCTGTATATGTAAATCTAGTATCACATGATTCAGTTGTACCATTAAATGATGATGAGATTATATCACACCTAGATAAAATCATTTTAGCATCTCTTTCTAAATCACGCATACATGAACTTGTAAAACACGATAACATACAATCCATAAGAATACCTGATGCAGTAATATCCACTGCTGGATCTTTTACGAGCCAAGGTGTATCGAAATCTAGAGCCAACTTACTTCATGATATGGGAATAACAGGAAATAATATTACAGTTGCCGTATTGGATGTGGGATTTACCCTAGATGCTGCAATATCTTCACGTGTTTCATATTCAGCTGTGTTTGGATCTTGTAGTGACTTGACATGTGGAGATGGATCACATGGAACTAGTGTTTCGCATATAGTAGCAGATATGGCACCAGATGCCAATCTAGAACTATATTCTACATCTGACAGTATTGGTCTTGTTAATGCTATATCGCATATAATATCTAGAGGAAAGGCAGACATATTGACCATATCATTGGGTGTCCCAGGTTTGGGTGGGGATGGAAGTACAAAGCATTTTCGTGATGGGACAAGCCATGTGGCACGGATAGTAGATCAGGCTCGAGACGCTGGAATGCTAGTCACAGTTTCATCTGGCAACTCAGCTCAAGACCATTGGACAGGCACATATGTTCCAAGCTTGACGGTTACACCTGCATCGCTTAATCTTGATTCATACCAAAGCATTCTAGAGATAAATCCGACAGTATCAGGTAAGCAAAAGGCATGTCTTTCTATCAATTCTGAAAAAGATATAGTCTATCTTTCATGGGACTCATGGGATCAAAACCCAGTGCAAGATGATTATGATCTCTTTCTCTTTAATGATGACATGACACAGTTGCTCACATATTCTACAGAATGGCAACCCATAGGTGGTATCGAGCCATTAGAAGAGATACAGTATGAAAATATATTGGGAAACAAGTGTCTAGTGGTAGCTTCAAAAAGCTCTACCCAAGATCATAAACTACACATAACTGCACTTGATGGACCATTAGCTCCGTCTATATCTAAAGGTTCGATAGGTACACCAGCTGATGCACGTGGTGCCCTATCTGTTGGCGCCACTTTTTATTTTACTGACAATTTGGAATCATTTAGTAGCGTTGGTCCAACCGATGACGGACGCATAAAACCAGAGATATGTGGATATGATGGTGTTAGCACCATTTCAGGTGGAAGTTTTTTTGGAACTTCTGCAGCAGCGCCTCATATAGCGGGCATGGCTGCACTTTTACTAGATGCAAATCCATCTGCAACCCCAGATGAGATACAACGTAGCATTGAAGATTCTGCTATATCTGGTCCTAATGGATGTGGTGTTGGAATTATGTCATTATCTGATGCAGTAGATCTGCTTCCGACTGTGAATATAACTAGTGGGACACACCATCCGTATGTAAAGGCTGGAGATGTGATCACCATAACCATATCGACAAATAATACAATATCTTCAGCTAATGCTACGATATTTGACCGGTCTGTACCCACAAGTCATACGGGAAATACACTCAGTGCCTCCACTACTGTATTGACAAACGATACTCAAGGTTTTGCATACTTTACAATAAACGCTATTGATATTTTTGGAAATCTCATAACTGCCACACCACAAATTCTTACCGACGATAACATCAATATAGATACGATAAATCCATACCTAGAATCAGCATATGCATCATCTCCAACTTCTATAACTATAGTCTTTAGTGAAAATATTTACAAAGAATCAGTATCCATAGATGATTTTACACTAGAGAACATAAATGTGACAGACCTTTCTGTATCAGATAATATCGTAAATCTTGTTACATCTAATTTGGACATCACTGCACTACCAAATGTAAATTTGTCAGGATCCATAGAAGATCTAGCTGGAAATAATCTATCTTTGATTGTTATTCCAACTATTGTGGGATTTGATGTTGGAGATGATATACCTCCAAAACTTGTATCATTGAGTGCGTACAGCAATAATACAAATAACACACTTGCAAAATCTGGAGATATAATTACGGTAAATCTTACAACAGATGATGATATATCTTCTGCCACTACCACAATATTAGGAAAAACCATACAACCAATTATTTTTGGAAATTATGTAATAGTAAATACATCTGTATTATCTAACGATAGACAAGGTTTGATAGATTTTGTTTTAAATGTAAAAGATGAAAATAATAACACTTTGCAGGTAACACAGAACAATCTTACATCAAGTAATGTTTTAGTGGATACTATGCCACCTATAATATCTTCTGCAAAAACTACTATAGGAAACACAATTGTACTAGAATTTAACGAAGAACTAGATGTTGCATCAGTAAGTAATACGAATTTTCTAGTTTCTAATGCAAAAGTGATCGGAGTTGTATCTATTGAAAATATGATATACATTGATGTTGAAGAATTTGGTATAAATGAAGATATTTTTATCACTAGAAATATAACTGATAATGCTGGTAACCTGCTTAATATTACCTATATTACCTCCACTATCGGGACATATGGACGCATTCCCTATTATGATGGAGTACCACCTTCAATGATAAGTGCAAGTCCATTAAATACAAGCGCCATAAAAATTGAATTTGATGAAATCCTTGATGCAAATACTGTTACAGCATCTAGCTTTGTTCTAGATAACAATACAAATGTCCTAGATGCATCACTTTTGTCTTCTAGTAACGAAGTAATATTGATTACTACTGACTTTGGTGTATACGGTTCACCATCAATTTCGATAAACGGTACAATAAACGATCTTGCGGGAAATTCTGCAATTCAAGATATCTCAATAAATCTATCTGGTAGTATCCATTCACTTTCTGCCATGTTTACAGCCAAATTCACAAGTATAAGCACCATTGAGGTAAATTTTACTTTGAACAACAATAATGCAATAAATCTAAATTCTACATCATATAACACAGATGCATTCTCGATTACAAATCCAAATGCAACAGTTTTGTCATGGAATACCGTTCCATATTATATTCACAGTAACATAATAAGTGATCATGATGAAAGATTGAGTCTTGAAAATTACGATTATTTTGGAACATCACTTACCTCTGCTGATTTTGACAAAGATGGAATACCCGACCTTGCAGCAGGTGCTTTAGGAGATGGAACTGGAAACGTGCATATCATATATCTAAATTCAGATAGTACGCCAAGATCATTCTCCAACTTGAATCTCTCTACAAATAACTTGAATCTTGATGCCTTTGGAACATCTCTTGCATCAGGTGATTTTGATGGCGATGGAATACTAGATCTTGTCATAGGAGCACCAGGTGACGGAATTGGTGGTGCAGTACATATTGTATACTTGTATTCAAACGGCTCGGTAAACTCTACTTCTGAATTGATCAATCATACGTCAAACAATCCAACCACAGACCTCTTTGGTACCTCTATCACATCATCGGACTTTGATGGCGATGGAGTACTAGATCTTGCCATAGGCGCACCTGGTGATGAAAACGGCGCAGGAGCAGTACACATTGTATACTTTTACTCTAATGGATCGACAAAATCAATAGTAAAGATGGGAATAAATACGACAAACGGTCCAAACCTTGCCGCTTTAGATGCATTTGGTGAGTCTCTTGCATCAGGTGATTTTGATGGCGATGGAGTACTAGATCTTGCCATAGGCGCACCTGGTGATGAAAACGGCGCAGGAGCAGTACACATTGTATACTTTTACCCCGACGGGTCAGTAAAGAACACCATAAAAACCACAGCTTCATCAGGCGTTGGTTTTGGATCTGCATTGTCTACTTTGGAAGATATTGACGGCGATGGTAGACCTGATTTAGCTACCACAATGTTAAACCAAAATGAAGGTATTGTGTACATATTACATCCAAAAGATGACAATGTCATAATCTCTACTTCAGTTCAATTCAATTATGGATTTGGTACATCGTTGGCATATGTGGGGGAACTCATAGATGGCAGAATACTTTTAGCTATAGGCACTCCATTTTCTAGTATACAAGATGGCATAGATCGTGGTACAGTCATCTTGTCGTATTTTGGTGATCATATAGAGATTAAAATATCTGAAATAAATGACACAAGTCAAATACAAACGCTAACGTATAATGCAAATGCACAATCAAATCTTACAGTAGATAATTCTACAGTATCTGATGGTACAAGCGCTGTTATAACAAATGATCTGTCTATACTTAAATCGGCCAACACGGTAAATACATCTGCCATAAATGTGACATTTAGTGAAATACTAGATGCAACTAGTGTATCCCCATCTGACTTTTTCATAGATGACATCGTGCCTACTAGTGCAGTTGTATTCGATAATGTAATTACATTGATTACAAATACCATATTTTCATCAGATGTAACTCCAAATGTTGCATATGTGGGCATGATACAGGATATATCTGGAAATATAGTAGAATTACGCAATGTCACCGCCGCAGATAAAATATCTCCATCTCAAACTAGTTTGAACATATCTAGTACCAACACAAACAATACAAGTTATGCAAAAATCGGAGATACATTAAACATCACACTGATCGCAAGTGAGACAATTGTAAACGCAACTGCCATCGTTCTAGATAGAAATGCTAGTATCGTTATACAAAACAACGTAATATACGCAAACATCACAGTACAGGCAGGCGATACGGGAAATGTCACTTTTGCCATATCTGCATCTGATGAGTCTGGTAATGTATTATATGTAACAGAATCTAGTCTAACATCTCAAAATATTCTAGTTGATACACATCTGCCACTTTTACTTCTCAACGGTAATCATACCATATCTGTGCATCTAGGCGAACAATATGTAGACATGAATGCAACAGTTACAGACGATGATCCATCATATATGGGATTAATCACATCAAATGCAACATCCATAGACACTTCTGTCATAGGAGTTCAAACCATTGTATATTCTGCATCACCTGACTTGGCAGGTAACGTGCCAGTAAATGTCACAAGAACAGTAATAATATTAAACGCACTCGAGATTTCCAATCTTACTGTAAACACTACAAATGCAAACCCTCTATACGCAAAGACAGATGATACTTTGACTATAACCTTGAAATCAAACATGATGATTGTTAATGGATCAGCAGTGATACAAGATAGACCTGCAAATATATCCATATCTAACGATACAATCTATGCCACTCAGATCATAAACATGAATGATCATGGTGATCTCACATTTACCATCATAATACAGGATGAGTTTGGTACAACACAAATCATAACGGAAAATGAATTAATGACAGATATTTTTGTGGATACTATCGCACCTCAAATACAATCTATGATAACATATCCAAACAAAACCATAATTGTTACATTTGATGAATCCATACTAGTTACTAGTAATACACAAAATGGCATTTTCTCAACATCTACTCTTAACATCATAGACTTGATCATAAAAGATGGAATAGTTTCATCTAGCATTCTAAATATATTACTTGCTGACAATATTGCAACAGGTGATACACCAGAAATTTTATTTTTTGATGGTGCATTTACTGACTTTGCAGGCAATCCATTACTTTTTACAAGTGTTACTGCATCTGATGGCATCGCACCAACATTGATACGTGCTACGGCGTTATCAGAGGATCAAATTGTAATAGAATTTAGTGAAGAATTGTCCATAAATTCATTCATAGTCTCATCAGTCAATGACATATCTACCAATTCCATGTTGGATGGAAAACTCGTATACTTGTCGCCAAAGTCAGATAACTTGTTTTCATTAATTGACACACTAGTGATTACTGTCACATCTCCTAATTTAGCAGACCTTGCAGGTAATAGATTTAGTTTAGGTATGATAACCACAAAATATGAAAATACCCTAGTACCATATACAACATCTACTACAACAGTAGATATCCCATACAACATTATCATAGATGCAACCACTATATCTGCATCTGACTATACCCTAGACAACAATAGTATAAGTACAGTTACTCTCTCAAATAATAACACAATAGTGACTATAACTGCAAGAAACTCTTTTGGTTCAGATGGTATGCCATACGTGCAACAGATAGGTCAAATATTAGATACATCCGGCAATCCTATTACACTAGATCCCTTACATGCACTAGATAGAGTAAATCTAGCAGTTATAGAATCAATCACTACTAGTCCTAATTTCATCACAGTTACATTTACCGAAAAAGTGGGATCTTTTACCTTGAGCTCAACTACCAACTATGGGTTCAGCGGCGCACCAATCGTGAGTATTACCGTAGGTGATAGTGATAGATCACTTTTGATCCAAACTAGTACACGTCCTCTAGCTGATAACTCTTTGCTTGTAGTTGATATGCTAGCTGACGTTGCAGGCAACGCACTAGAACAACAAACTATAATTATCAAAGTCCCATGATGAGAATATACTCTAGTTTTTATTTTTGTATATTTTTTTGCGTTAATACTATAGAATTTTGAAATGATACAGTAAAATGTGTTAATTACCCCTAATAGATCTGTATAGAATCTCAAAATTTTAGATAATTATATAAAAATTTTCTACATTATTTTTTTGGAGAATAGAAATAATCCTCGCATACTGTATCATTTTTTGCTGTAAGAGATAAAGGTAGGATATTTTATTTCA
Proteins encoded:
- a CDS encoding peptidase S8/S53, encoding MIRTYYILIFTIILFSPFPFTSVWHNDAFAQEPKITTGPPLPKSLQNQTYVKPQSASPNAINVNSTMKLPDHINIVNITTINSAQDKLMDARLEYIKLNRTFYELNESLADAAMTVLDGARVQKGLKILDGLAVSTSSSLQSAITLIQNGTTELELAQNDLKSNKDQFKISPHVLAILDQTSDEISVYVNLVSHDSVVPLNDDEIISHLDKIILASLSKSRIHELVKHDNIQSIRIPDAVISTAGSFTSQGVSKSRANLLHDMGITGNNITVAVLDVGFTLDAAISSRVSYSAVFGSCSDLTCGDGSHGTSVSHIVADMAPDANLELYSTSDSIGLVNAISHIISRGKADILTISLGVPGLGGDGSTKHFRDGTSHVARIVDQARDAGMLVTVSSGNSAQDHWTGTYVPSLTVTPASLNLDSYQSILEINPTVSGKQKACLSINSEKDIVYLSWDSWDQNPVQDDYDLFLFNDDMTQLLTYSTEWQPIGGIEPLEEIQYENILGNKCLVVASKSSTQDHKLHITALDGPLAPSISKGSIGTPADARGALSVGATFYFTDNLESFSSVGPTDDGRIKPEICGYDGVSTISGGSFFGTSAAAPHIAGMAALLLDANPSATPDEIQRSIEDSAISGPNGCGVGIMSLSDAVDLLPTVNITSGTHHPYVKAGDVITITISTNNTISSANATIFDRSVPTSHTGNTLSASTTVLTNDTQGFAYFTINAIDIFGNLITATPQILTDDNINIDTINPYLESAYASSPTSITIVFSENIYKESVSIDDFTLENINVTDLSVSDNIVNLVTSNLDITALPNVNLSGSIEDLAGNNLSLIVIPTIVGFDVGDDIPPKLVSLSAYSNNTNNTLAKSGDIITVNLTTDDDISSATTTILGKTIQPIIFGNYVIVNTSVLSNDRQGLIDFVLNVKDENNNTLQVTQNNLTSSNVLVDTMPPIISSAKTTIGNTIVLEFNEELDVASVSNTNFLVSNAKVIGVVSIENMIYIDVEEFGINEDIFITRNITDNAGNLLNITYITSTIGTYGRIPYYDGVPPSMISASPLNTSAIKIEFDEILDANTVTASSFVLDNNTNVLDASLLSSSNEVILITTDFGVYGSPSISINGTINDLAGNSAIQDISINLSGSIHSLSAMFTAKFTSISTIEVNFTLNNNNAINLNSTSYNTDAFSITNPNATVLSWNTVPYYIHSNIISDHDERLSLENYDYFGTSLTSADFDKDGIPDLAAGALGDGTGNVHIIYLNSDSTPRSFSNLNLSTNNLNLDAFGTSLASGDFDGDGILDLVIGAPGDGIGGAVHIVYLYSNGSVNSTSELINHTSNNPTTDLFGTSITSSDFDGDGVLDLAIGAPGDENGAGAVHIVYFYSNGSTKSIVKMGINTTNGPNLAALDAFGESLASGDFDGDGVLDLAIGAPGDENGAGAVHIVYFYPDGSVKNTIKTTASSGVGFGSALSTLEDIDGDGRPDLATTMLNQNEGIVYILHPKDDNVIISTSVQFNYGFGTSLAYVGELIDGRILLAIGTPFSSIQDGIDRGTVILSYFGDHIEIKISEINDTSQIQTLTYNANAQSNLTVDNSTVSDGTSAVITNDLSILKSANTVNTSAINVTFSEILDATSVSPSDFFIDDIVPTSAVVFDNVITLITNTIFSSDVTPNVAYVGMIQDISGNIVELRNVTAADKISPSQTSLNISSTNTNNTSYAKIGDTLNITLIASETIVNATAIVLDRNASIVIQNNVIYANITVQAGDTGNVTFAISASDESGNVLYVTESSLTSQNILVDTHLPLLLLNGNHTISVHLGEQYVDMNATVTDDDPSYMGLITSNATSIDTSVIGVQTIVYSASPDLAGNVPVNVTRTVIILNALEISNLTVNTTNANPLYAKTDDTLTITLKSNMMIVNGSAVIQDRPANISISNDTIYATQIINMNDHGDLTFTIIIQDEFGTTQIITENELMTDIFVDTIAPQIQSMITYPNKTIIVTFDESILVTSNTQNGIFSTSTLNIIDLIIKDGIVSSSILNILLADNIATGDTPEILFFDGAFTDFAGNPLLFTSVTASDGIAPTLIRATALSEDQIVIEFSEELSINSFIVSSVNDISTNSMLDGKLVYLSPKSDNLFSLIDTLVITVTSPNLADLAGNRFSLGMITTKYENTLVPYTTSTTTVDIPYNIIIDATTISASDYTLDNNSISTVTLSNNNTIVTITARNSFGSDGMPYVQQIGQILDTSGNPITLDPLHALDRVNLAVIESITTSPNFITVTFTEKVGSFTLSSTTNYGFSGAPIVSITVGDSDRSLLIQTSTRPLADNSLLVVDMLADVAGNALEQQTIIIKVP